The following coding sequences lie in one Spirosoma sp. KUDC1026 genomic window:
- a CDS encoding antibiotic biosynthesis monooxygenase family protein, which produces MYARIIQVPLQGDAIAEATDYFRDSVGPALKSQTGFLNSRFLVSAETNKCLMVTLWESPDARTEAESNGFLQDVLSNMKQYFAGPPVIDYYDVSVQVA; this is translated from the coding sequence ATGTACGCACGTATCATTCAAGTTCCGCTGCAGGGCGACGCTATTGCAGAAGCAACCGACTACTTCCGGGATTCGGTTGGCCCCGCCCTTAAATCCCAGACTGGGTTTTTAAACAGCCGCTTTCTGGTAAGTGCCGAAACAAACAAATGCCTGATGGTGACGCTCTGGGAATCGCCGGATGCCCGGACGGAAGCCGAAAGCAACGGCTTTTTGCAGGACGTTTTATCAAATATGAAGCAGTATTTCGCCGGGCCACCCGTCATCGATTATTACGACGTGTCTGTTCAGGTAGCCTAA